In Candidatus Aminicenantes bacterium, a single window of DNA contains:
- the uvrC gene encoding excinuclease ABC subunit UvrC translates to MKVLKKSDLNPPAEPGIYLFRTASGKILYIGKAANLKQRLFQYFLSSPSPVVRRLLERSQAVDFVLTDNPAEALQLEYNFIHHYRPPFNVRLKDDKSYPVVEITMGEEFPGVYFSRNPRERSFATPHLADAGKARAMIDLIMRVFLLRNCKDAVFRRKVPCLYYHIQRCSAPCVFPEQRDDYLRRANAAVAFLRGERAGVEKRLEAAMREHAGNLGFEQAQHLKESLRVLRDFPSRSVVAARSRHAYDVVALHLSGEEAAVMRFAVEAGHAVSRDFFTFTSLAGNPAAAMEEFLVTFYRKANLPSALEVDPLPAHVQDLEGIFARLAGHKIRIHLPRRGPRRHMMDLARRNLGLYVNREGFERVAAELREQLGLNHLPLRIEGVDISHFSGRERVGSVVVFENGRPITSEYRNYLIRSAPAGDTHAIREVMERRFGRKDPPDPDLLLIDGGSDQLRAAMDVKARLGFRADLISLAKSEERVFCENGVTTVFPEGSPVRFLLQNVRDEAHRRAVTHHRKRRMKKS, encoded by the coding sequence CTGAAGGTGCTGAAGAAAAGCGACCTGAACCCGCCGGCTGAACCGGGCATTTACCTGTTTCGCACCGCCTCCGGCAAAATCCTTTATATCGGCAAAGCCGCCAACCTGAAACAGCGCCTGTTCCAGTACTTTCTGTCTTCGCCTTCGCCCGTAGTCCGTCGCTTGCTGGAACGCAGCCAGGCGGTGGACTTCGTTTTGACGGACAATCCCGCTGAAGCCCTGCAACTGGAATACAATTTCATCCATCATTATCGTCCTCCCTTCAATGTTCGCCTTAAGGATGACAAATCGTATCCGGTGGTTGAAATCACCATGGGGGAAGAGTTCCCCGGGGTATATTTTTCCCGCAATCCCCGGGAGCGGAGTTTCGCGACACCCCATCTGGCGGATGCCGGCAAGGCGCGGGCCATGATCGACCTGATCATGCGTGTGTTCCTTCTGCGCAATTGCAAAGACGCGGTGTTTCGGCGTAAAGTTCCCTGTCTCTATTACCATATCCAGCGCTGTTCCGCTCCATGCGTTTTTCCCGAACAACGGGACGACTATCTTCGCCGGGCAAATGCAGCGGTGGCATTCCTTCGTGGAGAGAGGGCGGGAGTGGAAAAACGCCTGGAAGCGGCCATGCGGGAACACGCCGGCAACCTCGGTTTTGAGCAGGCGCAGCATCTGAAAGAGAGCCTGCGGGTATTGCGTGATTTTCCCTCGCGTTCCGTGGTGGCGGCCCGATCCAGGCATGCGTATGACGTGGTGGCGCTTCACCTGTCGGGAGAGGAAGCGGCGGTGATGCGTTTCGCGGTGGAAGCCGGCCACGCTGTTTCACGGGATTTTTTTACTTTTACTTCGCTGGCGGGCAACCCCGCCGCTGCAATGGAAGAATTCCTGGTGACTTTCTACCGCAAGGCCAACCTGCCCTCAGCCTTGGAAGTGGATCCGCTGCCGGCGCATGTGCAGGATCTGGAAGGGATATTTGCCCGGTTGGCGGGACATAAAATTCGCATTCATCTCCCCCGGCGCGGACCCCGTCGCCACATGATGGACCTGGCGCGTCGCAATCTGGGGCTCTATGTCAATCGTGAAGGTTTTGAGCGGGTGGCCGCGGAATTGCGGGAGCAACTCGGGCTGAATCATCTGCCGTTGCGCATCGAAGGCGTGGATATCTCCCATTTCTCCGGCAGAGAGCGGGTGGGATCTGTTGTCGTGTTCGAGAACGGCCGTCCGATTACTTCTGAGTACCGCAATTATCTGATCCGCAGCGCCCCGGCCGGCGACACCCATGCCATCCGCGAGGTCATGGAGCGGCGTTTCGGCCGCAAAGATCCCCCGGATCCCGATCTTTTGCTGATCGACGGCGGGAGCGACCAGCTGCGGGCGGCCATGGATGTCAAAGCCCGCCTGGGGTTCCGGGCGGACCTGATCAGCCTGGCCAAATCCGAGGAGCGGGTGTTTTGTGAAAACGGGGTCACTACCGTTTTCCCCGAGGGGTCGCCGGTGCGCTTCCTGTTGCAGAACGTGCGCGACGAGGCCCACCGCCGCGCCGTCACCCACCACCGCAAACGCCGCATGAAGAAATCCTGA